A section of the Nerophis ophidion isolate RoL-2023_Sa linkage group LG16, RoL_Noph_v1.0, whole genome shotgun sequence genome encodes:
- the sumf1 gene encoding formylglycine-generating enzyme isoform X2 codes for MVLISGGEFLMGTDNPGIPADGEGPQRRVHVDSFYMDIQEVTNRQFQSFFNATGYVTEAEKFGDSFVFEGILSENVKSQITQAVAAAPWWLPVNGANWRHPEGSDSDIKDRLDHPVIHVSWADAVTYCTWVSKRLPTEAEWEYACRGNLRDRLYPWGNLLNPKGQHFANLWQGDFPQHNSAEDGYVKTSPVMSFPANSFGVFDMVGNVWEWTSDWWTVHHSAEQQNNPRGPLSGTDKVKKGGSYMCHKSYCYRYRCAARSQNTPDSTASNLGFRCVSPQPH; via the exons ATGGTGCTGATTTCTGGCGGAGAATTTCTAATGGGAACAGACAACCCAGGCATCCCTGCTGATGGCGAGGGTCCTCAGAGGCGGGTCCATGTGGACTCTTTCTACATGGACATCCAGGAAGTCACCAACCGACAGTTCCAGAGCTTTTTTAATGCCACAGGCTACGTGACCGAG GCAGAGAAGTTTGGGGATTCGTTTGTTTTTGAAGGAATTCTGAGTGAGAATGTCAAAAGCCAAATCACACAAGCG GTGGCTGCTGCCCCCTGGTGGCTCCCAGTAAATGGTGCCAACTGGAGACACCCAGAGGGTTCTGACAGTGATATCAAAGACAG ACTGGATCATCCTGTTATTCATGTGTCTTGGGCAGACGCTGTTACCTACTGTACATGGGTCAGCAAGAGGCTTCCCACAGAAGCAGAGTGGGAGTACGCCTGTAGGGGCAACTTAAGAGACAG ACTTTACCCATGGGGAAATCTGCTGAACCCAAAGGGGCAACACTTCGCCAACCTCTGGCAGGGGGACTTCCCCCAACATAATTCTGCAGAAGATGGATATGTCAAAACCTCACCG GTGATGTCTTTTCCCGCCAATTCTTTTGGTGTGTTTGACATGGTGGGGAATGTGTGGGAATGGACGTCAGACTGGTGGACAGTGCATCACTCCGCAGAGCAACAAAATAACCCG AGAGGTCCTCTATCTGGCACTGACAAAGTAAAAAAGGGAGGGTCATACATGTGTCACAAG TCATACTGTTACCGGTACCGCTGTGCGGCTCGGAGCCAGAACACGCCGGACAGCACCGCCTCCAATCTTGGTTTTCGTTGCGTCTCTCCACAGCCACATTGA
- the sumf1 gene encoding formylglycine-generating enzyme isoform X1, giving the protein MLRFWAVLIFLGGRLDKVYVCGAQSEPEAVQGRASCGCESLKRDPGVEHKTSSQDAAVKYSIGANEVFSDANGEEKILSKMVLISGGEFLMGTDNPGIPADGEGPQRRVHVDSFYMDIQEVTNRQFQSFFNATGYVTEAEKFGDSFVFEGILSENVKSQITQAVAAAPWWLPVNGANWRHPEGSDSDIKDRLDHPVIHVSWADAVTYCTWVSKRLPTEAEWEYACRGNLRDRLYPWGNLLNPKGQHFANLWQGDFPQHNSAEDGYVKTSPVMSFPANSFGVFDMVGNVWEWTSDWWTVHHSAEQQNNPRGPLSGTDKVKKGGSYMCHKSYCYRYRCAARSQNTPDSTASNLGFRCVSPQPH; this is encoded by the exons ATGCTCCGATTTTGGGCTGTattgatatttttggggggacGCCTGGACAAAGTGTATGTATGCGGGGCTCAGTCGGAGCCAGAAGCCGTGCAGGGCAGAGCGAGCTGTGGCTGTGAGAGTTTGAAGAGAGACCCCGGTGTAGAGCACAAGACATCATCGCAGGATGCAGCTGTAAAATATTCTATAGGAGCAAATGAGGTGTTTTCTGATGCAAATGGGGAGGAGAAGATACTAAGTAAG ATGGTGCTGATTTCTGGCGGAGAATTTCTAATGGGAACAGACAACCCAGGCATCCCTGCTGATGGCGAGGGTCCTCAGAGGCGGGTCCATGTGGACTCTTTCTACATGGACATCCAGGAAGTCACCAACCGACAGTTCCAGAGCTTTTTTAATGCCACAGGCTACGTGACCGAG GCAGAGAAGTTTGGGGATTCGTTTGTTTTTGAAGGAATTCTGAGTGAGAATGTCAAAAGCCAAATCACACAAGCG GTGGCTGCTGCCCCCTGGTGGCTCCCAGTAAATGGTGCCAACTGGAGACACCCAGAGGGTTCTGACAGTGATATCAAAGACAG ACTGGATCATCCTGTTATTCATGTGTCTTGGGCAGACGCTGTTACCTACTGTACATGGGTCAGCAAGAGGCTTCCCACAGAAGCAGAGTGGGAGTACGCCTGTAGGGGCAACTTAAGAGACAG ACTTTACCCATGGGGAAATCTGCTGAACCCAAAGGGGCAACACTTCGCCAACCTCTGGCAGGGGGACTTCCCCCAACATAATTCTGCAGAAGATGGATATGTCAAAACCTCACCG GTGATGTCTTTTCCCGCCAATTCTTTTGGTGTGTTTGACATGGTGGGGAATGTGTGGGAATGGACGTCAGACTGGTGGACAGTGCATCACTCCGCAGAGCAACAAAATAACCCG AGAGGTCCTCTATCTGGCACTGACAAAGTAAAAAAGGGAGGGTCATACATGTGTCACAAG TCATACTGTTACCGGTACCGCTGTGCGGCTCGGAGCCAGAACACGCCGGACAGCACCGCCTCCAATCTTGGTTTTCGTTGCGTCTCTCCACAGCCACATTGA